The sequence GCTATTCTTTTTTAGCTTGTTTACCCAATTTGGCTTTATCCGAGAACTGGCAGACAGGTCACTCATCCATTTATTCGCGACTGGATTCGCCAATCGGTTTTGAAATTTAATTTCCAGCTCTATGGGATGCGTTAACTCAGAAATAAACTCGTTTTGTATTTCTTTAGCCATTACCATAGAGTTATCACGGCATTCCTGAACCTTTCTACGTGCCTGATCGGTCAAACAATAATTAAAAGCATTCGCTAATACCTGATCATCCAGTTCGTCAGCCTTGAATACGATTGGCCAGCCTATTTTTTCAGCCTGTGCCACGATTTTAGCTCCTCCGGCTTCTGGATCAATAGCAAGTACTGGAACATTATTCTTGAGTGCAAGTACTGTTCCATGTAGCCGGGTTGTTAAAAGTACATCGACCCGGGCAATCAGGGATTCGACCTCGGCCGAAGATCGGAGGTGAGTATTATTTGAATCCAGGCGAGTATCTATATAGACAACAGCCATTTGGCGGGAGTTGACCAAACGATTAATTGCTTCGTTAGCTACAGAATCCAAAGCGCCCGGATACGGCTCGACTAAACAAATACCCACAACCGGCACCTGGGGTTCCTGCGATAAAAAAACAATATCTGGTCGTACAGTTAACGAGCTATTTCGCTCCAGTAGTAAGTCAAAAGGATTCCACTTTTCTAATGGAACAAGCATTGATAAGTTAAGGCCAATAAGACGGCATGTGTTAAAACGATTTAGAAAATCAGCTTCATATTGACTTTGCTCGAAGGGGCCGCATACAAATACGACGTGCGAATAAGTTGACGCTTCAACCAATCGCCAGTTAACACCGCCTTCAAAAGGAAGGTCGAAAGCAATATCATAACTATAACCAGCTTGTTCTACCCATTCGCAGGTAACGTTTAATGCCAGGATGTCTCCAGCAGTAGGATGTCCTAGTTCAAAACTAAACCAGCCCGCAATTAGCACTTTTTTATTCATGAGAAATACTACCCGCCACTAGTTCTGTTTCAACAAACCTGAAACAACTCATGATGACTATTATAAAATTTGATCAAGCTGTTTTTGTAATTGTTCGCCCGTGCAGTTTGGAACGGGAAACCGTCCAATTTGATACTGATTGCTACGACCTCTTGTTTGTACAGCGTTTGTCGTGAAAGCAATCGAAAATCCTTCTTCACGCACTATTTTTTGCGTACGACTGTCATAATCTCCGTATGGATAAGCAAACGAAGTTATGGATCGATGGCTTATTTTTTCAAGTATATTTTTACTGGTAGCTATTTCGTGACGCTGTGTAGCTTCCTTATGATCAGACAGTGCCGGATGAGATAAGGAATGAGCACCTATATCAATAAGCGGATGATCGATCAATTCAGTAAGCTGTGCTAGTGATATGGCTGAATCTTCGGGTCTTATTTGTACATCAGAACTGGCCCAGTTTCGTAAATAAGCTAAAATTTTTTGCTGGTCATTATGAAGTAAAGGCCGCATTTTCTTCCAGATGCTTAAATATAAACTGCATCGCTTTGATGGTGGAGGACTGCTCGCTTTCCATGATTTTTGTAGTTGCATAAGACGCTGTGTCAGTTCTGATTCGTCGTCCAGATCAAACAGGAAGTTTTCATCGGCAATTTGTATCGAAAGCGTCTGAGGTAGAAGGTGCGTATCAAAGATTAGGAATTGCAATTCATCCCACCAGAACGGTTGCCTGTTGAAAATAGAATCTGTTGTCAGAAAGAATGTAGCTGGCAATTCATATTTTTCCAACAGTGGTTTGGCAACCGTAAAATTATCCGTATACCCATCATCAAAAGTCAGCACCAGCCCCCTATGGGTGAGTTTACCTGTTTGTAATTGATCAACTAACTGATTAACTGATATCACACGATTGGTCTTTTTTAGCCATTGTAGTTGTTTCTCAAAGTGAGCAGGGCTAATGCATAAATCCCAGGGGTCAAAATCAACTTCAGCCACACGATGGTACATAAGTGCCAATACGCTGGGGGAAATAGATTGCCGGAGCTGACGCAACCAAAGGGGCTGAACGTTCATAATGGTTTGCAAACTTTAGCCGTAATGATAACAGGATAGTGAGAGTCCTGCATATCTAATTGATGCTGAGTTAATTCGTTTTGACCCATCCCGTATAGAAATGCAGTAGCCACGAATACGTTGCCAAATGTTTGCAACGTGACACGATCGGCAGGGAAATGCTCTGTAAGAATTCGTTTCAGCGATAATTCATTGAACGACCAGTACCATGTTTTTTGCCATTCACCATGATCAATCGGGCTGATTCCTGGCGAGGTTAGTAGTAGCATACCACCTGGTTTCAGAATCCGATGGCAGGTTTGGATCGCGCTGCTGAAATCATAGATCAAGTGCAGTGTTTGGGTCAGGATAATGCAATCGAATGTATTCGTATCAACCTGAGGAAGGTCTGTCAGATCCCCTATGATAGTGGCCTGGGGAGCATCGGCATGAACGTGTAAAATATCACTTTGACTAACATTCGTACCGCCAAAGCGCATCGTGTATTCATTGTCGCCAATTTCCAGTACGCGTCCTCGAATCAAATTGGCTTGTTGATGCAGGAAATTTTCGATGTAGTAACGATCAACGGGACCACCGCCCCGGTCGTAGCCAAAAGAGTCACTTATTGGTTTGAGCCGCTTGAGGTCGCCCAAACGAACGGACCCTACTTTAGGTCGATAACTTTGAAAAAGACCCGCCTGATACGCCCACCGGAATAGAAAGTTAGGCACAACGCGTTTGGCTATTGGCTTGATAAACATGAGCTTGGTAAACAATTGATAACGATAGAACCACCTGGCATTATATTTATAGAGTAGTTGCTCGTAGCTTTTTTTGACTGAATTGCTTAGGAAAACGTCCTTTTTGAGAAGTCGATGGTACATCTCCATAGCGTAATTGGAATGCCAATTCTTTATACCAGCCTGATAGGCTTCGAGGTCTTCTGGTTCATGAATGAGTTTTTCCTGTCGTTTTAGTACGTCAAGAACGGTTGATAACATCATGAGGCAATCAGATGACATATTGGTCTGATGTTGCCGATAAGCAGTTAAAACCTCGGTATGGTGTAATACGGGGTGCTCTGCCGCTATGGTCAAATATATGTCATAATCTTCGCAGGCTCTGAGAGTTACATCAAAACGTACGGTATCAAATATACTTCGACGGTACATAACCGTTGCATGCATACCGATATAATTAATTCTCAGAAAGTTTCGATAATGATTGGTAAGTACAGTCCTTGTTATTGTATTCAGAATGTTCAGTTCCGTATCAACAGTGTGGTGCCCTCCTGATACGAATGCTACCTCAGGATGATCAAGTAATATCTTCACATTGTAAGCAATGGCGTGAGGGTAGAGGAGATCATCCGCATCCAGAAAAACGAGATAATCGCCCATGCTGTGGCTTATGCCTGTGTTTCGAGCGGCCGACAATCCCTGGTTTGATTGATATACATAGTGAACCTGAGGATTCCGCAAGGCAACCGTTTTGGTAGTATCGGTAGAGCCATCATCGACGACTATAACTTCGATTGGGGTATACGTTTGCCGGACAACACTATCGATAGCTTGTTGTAAAAAACGCCCATGATTATAACATGGAATAATTACGGAAACTAAGAGTGAATCCACAGGATGGTTGGACGAATTGTCTTTATTGGTGTACTTGATTGACTAACGTCTGCCGCCAGGTGAATGGAAATGCCGGACGAACTATACCCGGCCATTTGCCAAACCATGTTGTGTTTTCCCGATAATCTTCTACCTCAAACGATAAACATTGCTGATAGTCGAATAAAATGGAACTCGTATCTTTTATGATCCGGAGTGATAAATAGTAGGCTCCATCATTCAGGAAGTTTCCCGGAATGGTACATTCGCCTTCCAGGACTCCTTCGTTACAGTTGAGACTCGCCGTAGGAATATCAAAAACGCATTCGCCAACATTGGTAAACAACTGTAAGGATAGGCTCAATTGTGTTGATGCCGCAAAATTCCAGATAGAAAACCTGAATTTCAGTGGCGTACAGACATCGATCAGGGTTTGCCCACTATTGAACTGAGGAGACAGTTCAACGTGTTTAATACGGACGTATTTGTTGCCCGGCGCATCTTCCGGCTCCTCCCAGGCCTGATGCAGACTATTCTGCTGAAGGGTAGCTAAAAATTTACTGACAACGGTACGTGTTTCCCCAATCTCGTTCACTCGCCCGTGCTGTAACCATACCGATTTTTGGCATAAATTATTGACTGCCTGCATGTTATGGCTAACAAATAGAATTGTTCGTCCTTTATCGTGTGCAACTTCCTGCATCTTGCCCAGGCACTTTTTCTGAAATTCAGCATCACCAACGGCCAGAACCTCATCAACAATTAGAATATCAGGTTCGAGGTGAGCCGCTACCGCAAATGCCAAACGCATATACATACCTGATGAGTAACGCTTTGCTGGCGTATCAATAAACTTTTCAATACCTGAGAAGGCAACAATTTCATCAAACTTTCGCTGGATATCGACTTTTTTCATTCCCAGCATATGGCCGCTAATGTAGATATTTTCGCGTCCGGTTAACTCCATATGAAAGCCTGTTCCAACTTCCAGCAGACTGCTTATTGTCCCTTTGCCACGAATAACACCTTTGCTCGGTCGGGTAATTCGGGAAATAATTTTCAATAATGTCGATTTGCCAGCTCCATTCGAACCAATTAAACCCCAGACTTCACCTTGCTTAATATCGAAACTGACATTATCTAATGCGACTAGGTGAGATGGGTCATGGGGTGACATTGGATTTCCAAAAAATGGGTCGTCTCTTCGACGAATACTGGTTGTCCACCACCGTTGGAGGTCCTGCCGGAACGAGCCAGTCCCGATGGTGCCGAGACGGTAATATTTTGAAAGATTTTCTAACTGAATGATCGTATCTGACATCGAAAAAAAATTATACAACGTCCATCAACTTGTCGACCCGTTTATGAAAAAGCATCATAGACCCAACGAATAAAAGCAGCGTGATGGAAATACTATAGAGTAATTGAGCAGTCGTAAATGTCCCTTCGTTAAAAATACAGAACCGACTCAGTTCGAATAAGGAAGACAATGGGTTTAGTTCCATAAGCAGTCTTAACTTGGCTGGAACAATGGTTACTGGATAGATAACAGGTGTAATGAACATCATTAAGCGAATGCCCACATTCACAATATTGATCAAATCCCGGTATTGAGCTGTCAATACGGCAAACAATAAGCCAGCTGACAGGCCATTAATACCAATTATGGCTATCGCAAACGGAAGTAAAAGTAGCCACCAACTTATAACGATGGGTGTATTATAAATAAACCAATAAACTAAAATTAGTATAAATAGGAGAAATAGTTGTAAAAAAAGCCGTATGATGTTGGCGCTTACTAGCGATAATGGAACAATAAGTCGTGGGAAGTATACTTTCTGGAAAATGGATTCATAGTGTGTGAAAGTAAAGGAAATAGCAATAAAGCTTTCACTAAAGAATGTCCATAAGGCAATACCGATCAGGTAAAATAATACCGGTGGTATACTCCCCGTAGAAATACCAACCAGTTTATTAAAAACCAGCACATACGTAAATAGAGTCAGAACAGGCTGAAAAAGTATCCATAACGGTCCAAGCAGGGTTTGCTGGTGATTGAGTAGAAAATCTTTCCTGATCAAACGGAGCCACAGATTACGGTAAGCCCATACTTCTTTTAGGTTCCAATCCCACCAACTGGTTTCACTGGTAAGCTCCCATTCCCACTCTTCTGTTTTGGAATTACTCTTCATGTTCTATAGCTACTAATCCAAAAGTAACTAAGCACTGGCATGGAAAAAAGTAAAGCCTGTAAAAAGCAACTTTTACGAATTTTATATAACTGAAAGTCAGCTAATTGTTTATATCTATTAGGGTAGATTATTCGAAACGAGCACCTTACAATACAGGATTAGCCAGGCTATACATCTGGCTAATCCTGTATTGTATCTTCGCTTACTTCCCTTTGCTTTCTGGCTTCTTCTCAAACTCTGCCCGCTGATCGTCGCGGAGGGTTGGATACTTGATGCCCAACTGTTCCAGATAGCTTTTGTACTTGCTTGGGTCGTAGTAATATTTCTCCAGTTTAGGCTTGAATTCAGCCATTATTTTCTGATTCAGGTAAATGGCCGGTATTTCTTTTGACGAAATCAGCGGTTGGTATTTCGTTTCTTTTGTTTGCTCGTCGGTGTAGTATGCCTTGGCCTGCTGAATGATTTCTGGTTTCATGAGCATGTCCAGAAGCGTCATGGCCTCGGCTTTTGCCCCAGCCACCACACCTTTGTGCGCAATGGGAGTAGCCATAGAAATAGCATCTGACCAATGGTGGCCCGGCAGCCCCGGAATATTGGATGGATAAAGAAGCACCACCGTTGGAACTGCCCAGGAAATGTCCGAAATATCGTCGGAACCACCCGTTAGAGGAACCATGGATTGACCACCCATCATAAGCGTTGGGCCAGTTGGAATTGGCGTTCCGATTGTATCCAGCTTGATGGCCAGCCCTTCCCGTTTGGGCGACTGGAGTTCCTTTTGGGTCGCTTTTGCCAGCAACTGGTCCTCGGGCGACCAGGTTGGCAAACCAACCCGCTTAATGTTTTCATACATCGTTGAGGCTATGGGCTTATTAAAATGTCCGGGCCATGCCGACCCTAGAATTTCATAGGTGAATTTTGTATCAGTCATCAGGGCGGCACCTTCCGCAATTTTGATCCCTTTTTCAAATAGCGCCTTGATTTTAGGGTAAGATCGTTCGCGAAAGTAATACCAGACCGACGCTTTGGAAGGAACCACGTTGGGTTGATCGCCACCGTCAGCAATGACGTAATGAGAGCGTTGGGTTAGTTCGAGATGCTCACGCCGATAGTTCCAGCCGATGTTCATCAATTCTACAGCATCCAGTGCGCTGCGACCTCGCCAGGGAGCACCAGCCGCGTGAGCAGCCTGACCTTCAAAGGTAAACTTGACCGAGATCATGCCATTATACCCTACGTCGCCGTAGGATACGCTCAGGTTATCGGCAACGTGGGTGAAAATGCAGGCATCGACATCCTTGAAGTAGCCATCACGAACGTAGAAGGCTTTAGCACCCAGTAATTCCTCGGCAACGCCGGGCCAGAGCATCAACGTGCCAGACATTTTGTTTTTCTCCATCAACTGTTTCACCGTCAAAGCGGCCACAATATTGAGCGCCTGTCCCGAATTGTGACCTTCGCCATGACCGGGAGCACCTTCTACAATTGGGTCTTTGTAAGCTACCCCCGGTTTCTGGCTGGCTTTGGGTATGCAATCCACATCAGAGCCAATGGCAATGACGGGTTTGCCCGAACCCCAGGTTGCAATCCAGGCCGTTGGCATACCGGCAATGCCTTTCTGAACGGTGAAGCCTTCTTTTTCGAGGATGGAAGTCAGGTATTTAAAGGATTCAACCTCCTGAAAACCCAGTTCCGCGAAGCTGAACAGCATATCATTGATCTGTTGCGCCTGATCCTTGCGCTGATCAATAGCAGCCATTGCCTCCTGCTTGAGTCGCTCAACTTTATCGACAGCTGGTTTTGCCTTTTTGGCTTGTGCCAGTAGTATAGCAGGCATCAGGCAGAATAGTAGTAGAGATTTTATTCTATAATTCATTGTTATGGTAAAATTATATTGGGCTGTTTAGGTTAATTATTTATAAATATACCGAAACTATAGTATTTGTTGTGTCTTGTTGATGGCAAAGAAATTTCCTTATAGCTGTGAACTAGAAATTTTTACAAAGAATAGACTGGAATAGGAAAGTGCATGATAGAAGTCGCTGATAGTTTAGTAATATTTGGACTTATAATTTGGCTTTTTATAGACAAAACGTATTATGTCTGGGCCGTACCGCGCAGACTGATAGTTTATCCAACCAACAAAACTCGACTTACCCGATCAGCCTAAATGAAAAGACGTACCTTCCTGAAAAATAGCTCTGCCGCTGGCCTGGTGGCATTAATTACTCCTACGGGTATTATAAGGCGCAGTAGCCAGGCGACTGATGCCGGTTCATTAGCCACCAATTTTTTGACTCCTCCCGCATCGGCCCGACCACAAACGTGGTGGCATTGGATGAATGGTAATGTTACGGCGGATGGAATTACTCGTGATCTCGAAGCCATGCAACAAATTGGCCTGGGTGGTTTTCAGAACTTCGATGCGGGCACGGGCATACCCAAAGGGCCTGTTCAGTATTTGAGTCCGGAATGGCTTAAGCTGAAAGAGCATACGATTAAAGAAGCCGAGCGGTTGGGGCTGGAATTTACCATGCATAACTGCCCCGGCTGGTCATCGAGCGGTGGCCCCTGGATTACACCAGAACTGGCCATGCAGCAGGTAACCTGGAGCGAAGCCTATGTGGATGGTGGAAAAACGGTGGCCCTGACGTTGCCTAAACCCTTGACTCGGCTGGGTTATTACCGGGATGTGCAGGTGCTGGCATTCCCCTCTTTGCCCGGTGAGGTCTCTCTGTCAAAGCTGATCAGACAGGTAACAACCGGTAATGGAGCAGTCGATAGTAAACTGTTGACCGGCGAAAGCCCCGAAGGGGCTACTATCCGGCCAGCCGAAGGCGCTAAATCGGCTTATCTACAGCTTGAATTTAATGAGCCGTTTGAGGCCCGATCGATTGCATTTGTGAGCAAATCCGTACCAGGTGCTTCCGAATCAGGTGGACAGGGTGGCTTTGGCGGTGGGCCTGCGTTTACGCTCGAAGCATCGGATGATGGGAATCAATTCAGAAAAGTTGTTGCCGGAACGTTAAGCCGATCGGCCGACGATGACTTCAGCATGAAGGAGTTTCCGGCTACAAAAGCCCGCTTTTTCCGGCTGACTACTGCAATCGCAAGAAATCTTTCCCAACTACGTTTTTCGGGATCGCCACGCCTGACAGACTGGATGAAGAAAGTCAATACTACTTTCAATGGGGTGGAGGTTGCACCTGCTTCGGCTAATCTGGACAGTGTCGCTATTAAACCAGAGTCTATTGCTAACCTTACGCAGTACATGGACAAAGAGGGTGCCCTGAACTGGAATGCACCCGCCGGGCAGTGGACTATTCTGCGTATAGGATTCACCCCGTTAGGAGCATTAAATCGTTCGGCTCCCGATACGGGTGTGGGGCTGGAATGTGATAAATACAGCAAAACGGCTATCACATTCCATTTTAACAAGATGATGGTGAATCTGTTGCCAACGCTTGGCCCACTCGCTCAAAAGGGTAAGGTCGGTTTACTGATCGATTCGTATGAGATCGGGATGCAGAACTGGTCACCCGAGTTTCCGCAGGAGTTCGGGAAACGTGCCGGATATGATCTGGTCAACTACCTGCCTACGCTGACAGGTCGCCTTGTTGGCAGCGTCGATACGACAGAACGCTTCCTCTGGGATTTTCGGCGGATACAGGCCGATTTGATGGCCGATAACTACTATGGCCAGTTTACGGAGTTATGCCATCAACATAACCTCATTGCCTACACCGAACCCTATGACCGCGGCCCAATGGAAGAAATGCAGATCGGGGCGCGGGTCGATGTGAACATGGGCGAGTTCTGGAATGGCCTGTCGACGCTGTTTCAGAATAACTGGACGATGCGCCGAACAACAAAATTGGCTGCTTCGATTGCTCACGTGAACGGAAAGGGCGATGGCAAACCACAGGTTGTAGGTGCCGAAGCCTTTACCGGAGAGCCAGAGTCGGCGCGGTGGCAGGAGTATCCTTTTGCCATGAAGGCCACGGGCGATAAAATGTTCACGCAGGGGCTGAACCGAATCATTTTTCACCGCTATGCGCATCAACCTCATCCAACGGCATTGCCAGGCATGACCATGGGGCCCTGGGGCATTCACTTCGATCGAACAACGACCTGGTGGTCGGTCGGAAAAGGTTGGGTAAATTACCTGTCCCGTTGTCAATACCTGCTTCAGCAAGGATTATTCGTAGCTGATCTGGCTTATTTTACGGGCGAATCGGGTGGACTCTATACCAAGGTGAGCCCGGATGAACTTAACCCTGCTCCTCCGCAAGGCCATGATTATGACCTGATCAATGCCGAGGTTATTCTCCGAAGGGTAAAAATTGAGAATAATCGGATTGTGTTGCCCGATGGGATGAGCTATCGGGTTTTGGTGCTTCAGGATTATAAAACTATTACACTCGAACTGCTTCGAAAACTTCGTGAACTGGTTCATCAGGGAATGTGTCTGGTTGGAGCAAAACCCGAACGAACGCCCGGCCTGAGGGACTACGCGGCTGGTGAGCCCGAGTTTAAACGGATTGTGGATGAGTTGTGGGGAAACATAAATGGCACTACGCTGACTGAAAACCGGGTAGGAAAAGGCAGCGTTTACTGGGGTATTATATTACCCACCGTGCTCGAAAAGCTGAGCGTAAAGCCTGATTTTGAAGTTTCGTCCCGGTCGGGTGATGCGCCGATTACCTACATACACCGACGAATAGGCCAAACGGATCTCTATTTTCTGGCAAATCAGCGCCGGACGACGGAAGAACTTGTCTGCACCTTTCGCGTAAATGGCCGCCAGCCGGAGTTATGGGATGCCAATACGGGTACTATCACGTCGGTGGGGATTTACGAAGAAACTGATGGGCGGATTCGCGTTCCTGTACAGCTTGATCCATCAGGTTCGGTATTTATTGTTTTTCGGGAGCCTGCTGCGGGCAAACAACTGCAA comes from Spirosoma aureum and encodes:
- a CDS encoding amidohydrolase; the encoded protein is MPAILLAQAKKAKPAVDKVERLKQEAMAAIDQRKDQAQQINDMLFSFAELGFQEVESFKYLTSILEKEGFTVQKGIAGMPTAWIATWGSGKPVIAIGSDVDCIPKASQKPGVAYKDPIVEGAPGHGEGHNSGQALNIVAALTVKQLMEKNKMSGTLMLWPGVAEELLGAKAFYVRDGYFKDVDACIFTHVADNLSVSYGDVGYNGMISVKFTFEGQAAHAAGAPWRGRSALDAVELMNIGWNYRREHLELTQRSHYVIADGGDQPNVVPSKASVWYYFRERSYPKIKALFEKGIKIAEGAALMTDTKFTYEILGSAWPGHFNKPIASTMYENIKRVGLPTWSPEDQLLAKATQKELQSPKREGLAIKLDTIGTPIPTGPTLMMGGQSMVPLTGGSDDISDISWAVPTVVLLYPSNIPGLPGHHWSDAISMATPIAHKGVVAGAKAEAMTLLDMLMKPEIIQQAKAYYTDEQTKETKYQPLISSKEIPAIYLNQKIMAEFKPKLEKYYYDPSKYKSYLEQLGIKYPTLRDDQRAEFEKKPESKGK
- a CDS encoding polysaccharide deacetylase family protein, translating into MNVQPLWLRQLRQSISPSVLALMYHRVAEVDFDPWDLCISPAHFEKQLQWLKKTNRVISVNQLVDQLQTGKLTHRGLVLTFDDGYTDNFTVAKPLLEKYELPATFFLTTDSIFNRQPFWWDELQFLIFDTHLLPQTLSIQIADENFLFDLDDESELTQRLMQLQKSWKASSPPPSKRCSLYLSIWKKMRPLLHNDQQKILAYLRNWASSDVQIRPEDSAISLAQLTELIDHPLIDIGAHSLSHPALSDHKEATQRHEIATSKNILEKISHRSITSFAYPYGDYDSRTQKIVREEGFSIAFTTNAVQTRGRSNQYQIGRFPVPNCTGEQLQKQLDQIL
- a CDS encoding glycosyltransferase, which codes for MDSLLVSVIIPCYNHGRFLQQAIDSVVRQTYTPIEVIVVDDGSTDTTKTVALRNPQVHYVYQSNQGLSAARNTGISHSMGDYLVFLDADDLLYPHAIAYNVKILLDHPEVAFVSGGHHTVDTELNILNTITRTVLTNHYRNFLRINYIGMHATVMYRRSIFDTVRFDVTLRACEDYDIYLTIAAEHPVLHHTEVLTAYRQHQTNMSSDCLMMLSTVLDVLKRQEKLIHEPEDLEAYQAGIKNWHSNYAMEMYHRLLKKDVFLSNSVKKSYEQLLYKYNARWFYRYQLFTKLMFIKPIAKRVVPNFLFRWAYQAGLFQSYRPKVGSVRLGDLKRLKPISDSFGYDRGGGPVDRYYIENFLHQQANLIRGRVLEIGDNEYTMRFGGTNVSQSDILHVHADAPQATIIGDLTDLPQVDTNTFDCIILTQTLHLIYDFSSAIQTCHRILKPGGMLLLTSPGISPIDHGEWQKTWYWSFNELSLKRILTEHFPADRVTLQTFGNVFVATAFLYGMGQNELTQHQLDMQDSHYPVIITAKVCKPL
- a CDS encoding glycosyl hydrolase, which produces MKRRTFLKNSSAAGLVALITPTGIIRRSSQATDAGSLATNFLTPPASARPQTWWHWMNGNVTADGITRDLEAMQQIGLGGFQNFDAGTGIPKGPVQYLSPEWLKLKEHTIKEAERLGLEFTMHNCPGWSSSGGPWITPELAMQQVTWSEAYVDGGKTVALTLPKPLTRLGYYRDVQVLAFPSLPGEVSLSKLIRQVTTGNGAVDSKLLTGESPEGATIRPAEGAKSAYLQLEFNEPFEARSIAFVSKSVPGASESGGQGGFGGGPAFTLEASDDGNQFRKVVAGTLSRSADDDFSMKEFPATKARFFRLTTAIARNLSQLRFSGSPRLTDWMKKVNTTFNGVEVAPASANLDSVAIKPESIANLTQYMDKEGALNWNAPAGQWTILRIGFTPLGALNRSAPDTGVGLECDKYSKTAITFHFNKMMVNLLPTLGPLAQKGKVGLLIDSYEIGMQNWSPEFPQEFGKRAGYDLVNYLPTLTGRLVGSVDTTERFLWDFRRIQADLMADNYYGQFTELCHQHNLIAYTEPYDRGPMEEMQIGARVDVNMGEFWNGLSTLFQNNWTMRRTTKLAASIAHVNGKGDGKPQVVGAEAFTGEPESARWQEYPFAMKATGDKMFTQGLNRIIFHRYAHQPHPTALPGMTMGPWGIHFDRTTTWWSVGKGWVNYLSRCQYLLQQGLFVADLAYFTGESGGLYTKVSPDELNPAPPQGHDYDLINAEVILRRVKIENNRIVLPDGMSYRVLVLQDYKTITLELLRKLRELVHQGMCLVGAKPERTPGLRDYAAGEPEFKRIVDELWGNINGTTLTENRVGKGSVYWGIILPTVLEKLSVKPDFEVSSRSGDAPITYIHRRIGQTDLYFLANQRRTTEELVCTFRVNGRQPELWDANTGTITSVGIYEETDGRIRVPVQLDPSGSVFIVFREPAAGKQLQWVLKDAKQLVTTKPFPAVTRTLYKDVTDNFSIDFWAKPESNVMLSTRNFMDNIADPWTDYYTIYPPSGKDLYGEGHETCGLTVGRNGVAIWHHGAGKPVFILAAPTAISGWSHIALVYQAGAPSVYVNGKLIQRGENNGKVIHPGIGKAYLNEGASYYNGDMSIPQVVGEVFNEAQIQKMAAELPYVEQPMPVVAIAGAKKAGLMIWQDGRYTLRDSAGRDTAFQISGLGKAIELTGPWQVRFPPDLGAPATIKLPRLASLHTHTDEGVKHFSGTATYSQTVSFPASKLGNTKRVWLDLGRVEVIAEVRVNGKELGILWKRPYQVDVTEAMKAGANTIEIRVTNLWPNRLIGDENRPEEAKYTPGGGASGFASLSNGAIEQLPDWYQQSKPKPAGGRITFTTWKHYTKDSPLLESGLIGPVTLRVAELKSLDTLLAAKK
- a CDS encoding ABC transporter permease, which encodes MKSNSKTEEWEWELTSETSWWDWNLKEVWAYRNLWLRLIRKDFLLNHQQTLLGPLWILFQPVLTLFTYVLVFNKLVGISTGSIPPVLFYLIGIALWTFFSESFIAISFTFTHYESIFQKVYFPRLIVPLSLVSANIIRLFLQLFLLFILILVYWFIYNTPIVISWWLLLLPFAIAIIGINGLSAGLLFAVLTAQYRDLINIVNVGIRLMMFITPVIYPVTIVPAKLRLLMELNPLSSLFELSRFCIFNEGTFTTAQLLYSISITLLLFVGSMMLFHKRVDKLMDVV
- a CDS encoding ABC transporter ATP-binding protein, encoding MSDTIIQLENLSKYYRLGTIGTGSFRQDLQRWWTTSIRRRDDPFFGNPMSPHDPSHLVALDNVSFDIKQGEVWGLIGSNGAGKSTLLKIISRITRPSKGVIRGKGTISSLLEVGTGFHMELTGRENIYISGHMLGMKKVDIQRKFDEIVAFSGIEKFIDTPAKRYSSGMYMRLAFAVAAHLEPDILIVDEVLAVGDAEFQKKCLGKMQEVAHDKGRTILFVSHNMQAVNNLCQKSVWLQHGRVNEIGETRTVVSKFLATLQQNSLHQAWEEPEDAPGNKYVRIKHVELSPQFNSGQTLIDVCTPLKFRFSIWNFAASTQLSLSLQLFTNVGECVFDIPTASLNCNEGVLEGECTIPGNFLNDGAYYLSLRIIKDTSSILFDYQQCLSFEVEDYRENTTWFGKWPGIVRPAFPFTWRQTLVNQVHQ
- a CDS encoding polysaccharide pyruvyl transferase family protein, with the protein product MNKKVLIAGWFSFELGHPTAGDILALNVTCEWVEQAGYSYDIAFDLPFEGGVNWRLVEASTYSHVVFVCGPFEQSQYEADFLNRFNTCRLIGLNLSMLVPLEKWNPFDLLLERNSSLTVRPDIVFLSQEPQVPVVGICLVEPYPGALDSVANEAINRLVNSRQMAVVYIDTRLDSNNTHLRSSAEVESLIARVDVLLTTRLHGTVLALKNNVPVLAIDPEAGGAKIVAQAEKIGWPIVFKADELDDQVLANAFNYCLTDQARRKVQECRDNSMVMAKEIQNEFISELTHPIELEIKFQNRLANPVANKWMSDLSASSRIKPNWVNKLKKNSKKLVKTISYLTLPIPIYNYLLSRKR